The stretch of DNA CAGATTTGGGGCGGTGAATTGTGAAAGCAAACCTGAAACTGGCTGATTGTCTCCCCTGTTGCCACCAGGATCTCCCAGCAGATCGAGCACCGCGCAGGCACAGGGTCATGGTGCACCATGAGCAAGCTGCAGATGCCTCCAGTGACTCAGACCACACGTTAAAATCTTTTCCCAAGACCAGATCTCTGAGTTGTGGGTGCTCCCAGGGTCTGTCCCTACGTGGGAATGcccagctctgtgtgtgcaccCCTGACCTGCCCCTGCTCACCCTTTAGCTCAGGCAAGGCAGAACTGGGCTCCTTCATGTTTTGTGGAGTTCCCCATCCCTGGCTGGGTGCCAGACCCCCTCCTGGCACTCAGGCACTCCATCTTCCACGCAGGTGCTCAAAGGGGCTGCAACGTGTTTCTATGCCTTCATCGGCTTCGACATCATCGCTACCACGGGAGAAGAAGCAAAGAACCCAAACACCTCCATCCCCTACGCCATCACGGCCTCCCTTGTCACATGCTTGACAGCATACGTGTCCGTAAGTACTGGttatacatacataaatgtacataaatatatattaatgcatatatatatatatatacacacatatctAAAAAATCAGTATCTATATATAGCACGTCCCTTCTGGGCATCTGCGTGGCTCCCCTGCCCCATGAGCCAGGGTGCCAGTCTGACGCTCAGATGCTTGGACAAGGGCCCTTTCTTTGGTGGGAGCCGAGACACCAGCTGTGCTTCGTGTGACCGCACCGTCCTGCCGAGGCTCCCCTcggccccagcccagcctgtccccaggctCTGGTCACCCTGCCGAGATCCTTCTGCCGGCTGCAGGGGGGTGATGGCAGCTGGGTTTTGACTGATACCTCATGCCCACCCACACCTATTTTTACATCCAGCCTTGCAGCaacttttctttgtgtttttgggaaaagcagcactgcCTCTGCTGGAGATATGGGAGAGGGTCCATGTGAAAGGAAGGATGGGCAGGGGTGGCCATGCGAGATAttcagctgctctgcaccccaATAAATGCACGCCTGTACTCAGGGATTTTCCCTGTAAAAGAGCAAAATTGAatcacaaaggagaaaaaaattattgttgtGATTGTTCCAAAGAAACTCACTcactgcctctcctgcagcGTGGTGGGCTCCCCTCGAAACCAGCATCTCTTTGGCTCAGATAGGATCAGGGTGTTGCCCTAAGCAATGCCATCTGGGAGTGTGGGTCTGTCCCATGGGGCGTGTGTGACTCAGGGCAGCACTGTCCCCACACAGGAACATGGCCAGCACGAGCATCCCTAACCCCACCGAGCCCCACAGCCTCCAGCATCACCACTGCAGCAAGGTGCAAGGTGCCACCTTCTTGCCTTTGGATGGCAGAGACCAAGGCCCCGCATTCCCCTGGATTAACCACCCCACAGCAAAGCATGTATGGACCTTACCTCCAGCACTTTATATGCCCTCCGCAGGGGACACAGAGATACAGTCCCAAtcaaaaatgacattttttggCTTTCTACCCTTCAGAAGCAGCCCCCGCACCCTGcaggtccccagcagcccctggagctgctgctgacacctgTGTCCTGCTCCTCTCGCCTCCCCCAGGTGAGCATCATCCTCACGCTGATGGTGCCCTATGATGCCATCGACACTGAGTCTCCACTGATGGAAATGTTTGTGGCCCATGGCTTCCATGCAGCCAAGTTCATCGTTGCCATTGGGTCTGTGGCCGGCCTGACTGTCAGCTTGCTGGGCTCCCTCTTCCCAATGCCCAGAGTCATTTACGCCATGGCTGGTGACGGGTTGCTCTTCAGGTCAGTTGTGCCCCTGctggcatttatttttgccCCCTTGGGACCCAGAGGGGAGGTGTGCTGGGGGGATGGGGTCCGTGCTGTGCCTCGGCAGCCCAGTACCGTCACTGCAGGGAGCAGTGGGTGCCCACAGACTCCATGCTTGCAGAATGGGGCATGCACCAAAGCAAAATCCTGGAGGGAGAAAGTCAGGAGTGGCCTATGCAAAAGTGTCTCATTTGGTGCTGGTGCCTAGGGGTCCAGCTCATGAAAGCATGGGTGTTTAATTCAAGAGTTATGCGCAAAGGAGAGCAGCTTACATGTGTAAACCCTTGGCACTTATTTGCAAGTGTCCAAGTGCCCATTCCAGAGCTGGTTAGACCTAGATTTAACTCCAGATCCAGCCTCAGCAGTATTTCCAGTCCCCAGCTGTCACGAGTCTAAGCTCCAAAAAGCAGTAAGAGCCGAAGGGATCACAGCTCTGAGCCTGGCCCCTCCAGCCAGGTAAGGGTTATTGCAACAGGGAACCACTGCGATCTGCAATTCTAACTTTCTGCGACTGTTTCACACTCCAGATTTTTGTCCCACGTCAGTTCTTACACGGAAACTCCCGTAGTGGCTTGTATTGTCTCTGGATTCCTCGCAGCTTTGCTCTCCTTGCTGGTCAGCCTGCGAGACCTGATAGAAATGATGTCCATCGGCACGCTGCTCGCCTACACGCTGGTCTCCGTCTGCGTCCTGCTCCTCCGATACCAGCCCGAGAGCGACATCGACGGCTTCGTCAAATTCCTTTCTGAGGAGCACACCAAGAAGAAGGAGGGCATCCTGGCCGACTGTGAGAAGGAAGCTTGCTCCCCAGGGAGCGAAGGAGAAGAGTTCACCGGTCCACCGACCAACACGTGTGGGGCCAAAAATCTGCCATCGCTGGGGGATAACGAGATGCTAATTGGGAAATCAGATAAATCCACCTACAACGTGAATCACCCCAATTACGGCACAGTCGACATGACCTCAGGGATAGAGGCAGATGAGTCTGAGAACATCTACCTCATCAAGCTGAAGAAGTTGATCGGCCCTCGCTACTACACCATGCGCATCCACCTCGGACTGCCGGGGAAAATGGACCGCCCCACGGCGGCCACCGGCCACACCGTCACCACCTGCGTGCTCCTGCTCTTCGTCCTGATGGTCATCTTCTGCTCCTTCATCATTTTCGGGGCAGACTACATCTCTGAACAGAGCTGGTGGGCTGTCCTCCTTGTCGTGCTGATGGTCCTGCTGATCGTCGTGCTGGTGTTTGTGATCTTGCAGCAGCCGGAAAACCCCAAGAAGCTGCCCTACATGGCACCTTGCCTGCCCTTCGTCCCTGCCTTCGCTATGCTGGTGAACATCTATCTCATGCTGAAGCTCTCCACAGTCACGTGGATCCGATTTGCCGTCTGGTGTTTTGTGGGTGAGTCCcagattcatttattttaattttttaactgaCACTCTTGCAAGGGTGTTAATAATAACTTCCCTAATTAGAGTGCTTAGGCTGATGCTTCTTCAGCTGGGACATACCCAGTCCTTTGTGTTTGCCCCTTGTCATCCTGAAGTTCTTGGAAACCTCGGTTATTCAAGCCCTCAAACCACAGCTAAATGGAAAATCACACCTCCAGAAAATGTCACTTTGATGAAAGTAAACTGCTCCTTGCAAAGGTGACTGTTTTGATGAGTCTTTTGATGCAAAGTAGGTGGGTTCTGGAAATTGCCTCACAGGCAGGTTTCCTACAGAAATGTGCCTGCTTTCCTGCTATTTCACCCACTTGAGCTCTTCAGCAGCCCACACCAAAATCTCAGCGCTGCGTTTCCAAAGCCCAGAGCTGCCCAACCCCAACAGCCCTGGGAGAGACAGAGCCAAGGGATCTGTGGACTCTTATCTCCTTTTCTTGGTCTGAGCCCTTAGCTTTGTGGCAGGGAGATCTCAGGACTCACAGACTTAGTTGTGGACTTTTTTTTGGCCATATTTAGGCCAGGAGCCCGGCACACCCACAGTTTCCCTTTGCTTTACATTGCAACCTGCTTAGTCCACAAACccaagagaaacagagaagctCTCATAGCTCCTCCTGAAGGCTCCCAAGTCTGGACTATAAAGAACTGAAGCAACAAGACAATACCAAAACCAAGGACTCTTCAGAGAAATAATAACCCTATGGGTAAACATATACATTGCAGCAGCCCACAGGAGCCCCAGTTGCAGACAACAGACACTGAGCATGGTGTCAGCACCCAAAAGGACCATTCCTGGCCAAATatcccaccagcagcccttCCCTTTGAGAGCAGGCATCAGGGTCCTGGGTTGAGAGGCAGAAGGGTCTGAGGAAAGAGAATGAGGATTGATGCGAAGGTCACAGTCAGCTGCCACCTCCCGTAAAGGCAGGAATCACTCCTCCTGGAGCAGGGGTGGGCAGGCATGGGCCACCACACCGGCTCACCAGCCTTCATGCTTTTCTCAGGTGCCTTCTGCCATTTGTAGACGTTTGAGCTCAGTTGGAAGAGCCAGGAGATGACACAAACAGACCTTGGATCTCTCTCTGGTGTCTCAGAGAGTTTAGAGTAGTCTCACGGTTTCCTTTGTGGGGGCTGCTACCACATTTTTGCTCCATTTTACCAttcctccttttgctttggGGTGAGGGCTGTAGTTATCCTGAGCCAGTCCTGCATGACTGAGGTCCCATAGCAAAACTCCAACTCTGCAACTCCCCAAACGCCAGGCCAACCTGTTGGGCAGTAGCTGCTACGTTCACTCTTGGGGCTGAAGAAGACAcgcttggggtttttttttgaccCTCAAAGGCAATAGGTGAAGCTGCAAATCCAGGGGAATCCTTCCCACCCACAAGCAAAGATGACTCCAAAGCAGCAACTTTATCTGCTGTGATTAAATACTTTCTCCTGTGGGTGCATCTAATATCTCTTCAGCTGCCAGCAATTGCAATGACTCAATTAAGCCGCTCCATTAA from Falco peregrinus isolate bFalPer1 chromosome 12, bFalPer1.pri, whole genome shotgun sequence encodes:
- the SLC7A14 gene encoding probable cationic amino acid transporter; its protein translation is MSSFFSRLDPRRVPWGVAGHALRARILRTKPVESMLEGTGTTAAQGTRLAKVLTTLDLISLGVGSCVGTGMYVVSGLVAKEMAGPGVIVSFIIAAVASILSGVCYAEFGVRVPKTTGSAYTYSYVTVGEFVAFFIGWNLILEYLIGTAAGASALSSMFDSLANHTISRWMINSVGTLNGLGKGEESYPDLLALVIAVVVTIIVAMGVKNSVGLNNVLNIINLAVWIFIMIAGLFYVKGDNWSEGQFLPFGWPGVLKGAATCFYAFIGFDIIATTGEEAKNPNTSIPYAITASLVTCLTAYVSVSIILTLMVPYDAIDTESPLMEMFVAHGFHAAKFIVAIGSVAGLTVSLLGSLFPMPRVIYAMAGDGLLFRFLSHVSSYTETPVVACIVSGFLAALLSLLVSLRDLIEMMSIGTLLAYTLVSVCVLLLRYQPESDIDGFVKFLSEEHTKKKEGILADCEKEACSPGSEGEEFTGPPTNTCGAKNLPSLGDNEMLIGKSDKSTYNVNHPNYGTVDMTSGIEADESENIYLIKLKKLIGPRYYTMRIHLGLPGKMDRPTAATGHTVTTCVLLLFVLMVIFCSFIIFGADYISEQSWWAVLLVVLMVLLIVVLVFVILQQPENPKKLPYMAPCLPFVPAFAMLVNIYLMLKLSTVTWIRFAVWCFVGLLIYFGYGMWNSTLEISAREEALHQSTYQRYDVDVDPFSVDDSFSYATEGEGYPGWDPSEDKALSYQQMAGAKESHRTSSRSKSKGRHKPPSEALIANDELDYSPE